Part of the uncultured Anaeromusa sp. genome is shown below.
GCTGAATAATCGGCTGTAATCCCCCAAAATGCACAAAAATAAAAGAACGGTTATAAACCGTTCTTTTATTTTTGTGCATTTTTATTGTTTTTTAAGCAGGATATTCGTATTCGGCAGCGAAGACATAAAGTGTTTGAAAATGGAGAAAACATTAAATTTATTGTGTATGACGAAGATTGAAGAACATCTTACTTTGTTTCTAAGAGCAATCTATTTTTTGCTTTTGGATAGAGTTGTGATTTTATGCAAGAAAAGAGGTGGATTGCCAGGGCGGCACGACTCGACTTTTTTGAGAAAGGAGGCAGTCAATTACGCTTAATTACGGTAACAAAAACAGAAAAGAACCAAAGCTGTATTGGCAGCCACGGTTCCACAGAGAACAAAATAAAGAGGGGTGTAGTTACGTATGACATGGGTACAAGGATATGATCCCATGGGGAATATTATACTGTCCGCTATTGTGGCAGGTATTCCCTTGTACATTTTGCTCTTTTTACTTGGCGTTAAAAAGACTCCAGGCCATTTTGCCGCCGCTGCCGCCGTCGTTTCGGCTTTGGTTGTTGCGGTTGCCGCTTGGGGCATGCCAGCAGGTTTAGCTATTAACTCGGTTTTTTGCGGCGCTGCTTTCGGCCTCTTCCCGATTGTCTGGATTGTAGTCACCGCGATTTGGGTCTACAATATGACCGTAGAATCGGGCGAATTTGAAATTATTAAAAACTCTTTGGCTTCTATTACTGAGGATCGTCGTTTGCAGGCCTTATTTGTCGCCTTTGCTTTTGGTTCTTTTATTGAAGGTACAGCCGGGTTCGGCACTCCGGTGGCTATTACCGCAGCCATGCTCGTGGGTCTGGGTTTCAACCCCGTGTACGCTGCAGGGATTTGCTTGATTGCCAATACGGCGCCTGTTGCCTTTGGCGGGATTGGCATCCCGGTTATTGTTGCGGCTCAGGTATCCGGACTGGATATCATGCATATCAGCCAGATTATTGGTCGTCAGTTGCCTTTCTTATCCATCATCGTGCCGTTGTGGGTGGCAGTTACCATGAGCGGGTGGAAGCGCTCCATGGAAGTATTGCCGGCCCTGTTGGTTGGCGGCGGCTGCTTTGCTGTTACCCAGTGGTATACAGCAAACTATGTTAGCCCGTACCTGCCTGATATTACCTCGGCTGTCGTAACTATCGTTGGTTTGGGTGTGTTCTTGCGTTTTTGGAAGCCCTCCAATATTTGGCGCTTCCCGGATGAAAAAGATACTGGCGCTGGCAAAGAAGAATTGCGTTATTCTTCTGGAGAAGTCGTTCGCGCCTGGATGCCTTACATTCTGTTGGCCATCATGGTCTTCCTCTGGGGCTGGGGCCCTGTTAAGAGTGTCTTGGGATCTACCAATATCAATATTCCTTGGCCTGGTTTGCATAATGCAATTTCCAAGGCTGTGCCGATTGTGGCTAAAACAACTCCTTATGGCGCGGTTTATACCTTTGGTTGGTTGTCTGCCGGCGGTAGCGCCATTCTGCTTTCCGGTATTTTGTCTCTCTTTGTTATTCCTAATTATGGCGTAGGCAAAGCGATTGCTTGCTTTGGCCGTACCATTCGTATGCTGATGTTCCCGATTGTCACCATTGCCATGATCTTGGGCTTGGCGTATTTGATGAACTACTCGGGCATGAGCGCTACCATGGGTCTGGCCTTTACGAAGACCGGAAGCTTGTTCCCGCTCTTTGCGCCAATCCTTGGCTGGTTGGGCGTGTTCCTGACTGGTTCGGACACTTCGTCCAATGCCTTGTTCTCGTCGCTGCAGAGAACGACTGCCGAGCAAATCGGCGCCGACCCCTATTTGATGGTTGCAGCCAACTCGTCCGGCGGTGTTTGCGGCAAAATGCTTTCGCCGCAGAGTATCTCCGTGGCCACAGCAGCTACCGGTTTGGTAGGGCAGGAAGGAACTATTTTCCGCTTTACCTTGCCTCATAGTATTGCGATGATCATTATTGTTGCTTTAATGACCTATTCGCAAGCCTATTTCCTGCACTGGATGCTGCCCCCGTTGCCTTAAAGGCTCGGTTTAAAAAGGAAGAGCGTCGCCGGTTTTGCCGGCGGCGTTCTTTTTTTAATGTACCGGAATTTTTAAAACGAACCGCGAAACACACGAAAGACGCAAAAGGGGTTTTTCTTATTTTTCATCAAAATTTACCTAATTATACTATATAAGGCGCTAAAAGGTAAATAGGGAAGATTAGGTCTTTCATACATAAAATTACGAAAAATATCGTACAAAATAAAAAAAATATAAAAGTATACAAAAAACAAAGCAGATGCAAATGAGACTTTGTTTTTTAAAAAATCTCGAAAACGAGAGTAAATAGGAGAAAGATAAAGAAATAAAAAGGATGTAGTGCTTCTGCATGAGTAGTTAAAAGGATAAGGGGCGAGAAGGAATTTGGTTACGTAAGTAGAATACATGAAAAGACAGAAAAAAATATAAAATATTAAAAAATAACACTAAATTGCGAAATGATAGGTAACCGGGTTACGCCGGCTTGCCGTGTTGCATTCCAAAGTATAGCGGGAAAGGAGGGGCGAGAAGACGCAGGAAGGCAATGAGTAGGAAGACAAGCTGAAATCCCGTTTTTTAAGGAGATGGAATAAGGAAGCAAAGGAGTGTATTGCATGACATGGGTTCAGACATATAATCCACTTGGTAACATTGTTGTCTCTGCCTTGGTGGCGGCTATTCCTCTATTTATCATTCTCTTTATGCTGGGTGTACGGAGGGCCAAGGGCCATGTGGCAGCCGCGTTTGGTTTGACCTCGGCGGTACTTGTTGCCATTTTTGCCTGGGGCATGCCTGCAGGCTTCGCAATTAATTCGGTATTGTATGGTGCGGCTTTTGGTATTTTCCCGATCGTTTGGATTGTTGTCACCGCTATTTGGGTCTACAACATGACGGTGGAGTCCGGTGAATTTGAAATTATTAAAAATTCTTTGGCTTCCATTACTGATGATCGGCGTTTACAGGCCTTATTCATTGCCTTTGCATTTGGTTCCTTTATTGAAGGCACTGCTGGCTTTGGTACTCCGGTGGCCATTACGGCGGCCATGCTGACCGGCTTGGGCTTTAACCCGATCTATGCAGCCGGTATTTGCTTGATTGCCAATACGGCTCCGGTGGCTTTCGGCGCTATCGGTATACCGGTAGTTGTGGCGGCGCAGGTAGCTAATCTGGATCTGATGCATGTCAGCCAGGTTGTTGGGCGTCAGCTGCCGTTCTTGTCCATTTTGGTTCCCTTGTGGTTGTGCGTGACCATGGCTGGCTGGAAACGGGCTATGGAAGTGCTTCCCGCCTTGGTTGTAGCTGGCGTTTGCTTTGCAGGCACCCAGTTCTTCACGTCTAACTATGTTAATGCTTATCTGCCGGATATCACTTCGGCAGTTGTGACCATTGTCGGTCTCTTGATTTTCCTGAAAATCTGGAAACCAGCTACTATCTGGAAATTCCCGGATGAAAAACAAACTGGTGAAGGTAAAGTTGAGCTGCAGTACAGTGTTGGCGAAGTGCTGCGCGCCTGGGCGCCTTACCTAATCTTGGCGCTGTTGGTGTTCTTGTGGGCGGATGACAAATTTATCGGCCTGAAAAAAGTTTTGGTGAATATTGATAAGCAAATGCCTTGGTTTGCGCTGCAGTGGCCGGGCTTGCACAACATGGTCATCAAAGCGGCGCCAGTTGTGGCTAAAAACACTCCTTACGGCGCTATTTACACGGTGAATCTTCTGTCGGCGGCTGGTACGGCTATTTTCTTCTCCGGTTTGCTGTCCTTGCTGATCATCCCCAACTATGGTTTGGGACGCGCGATGGCTTGCTTGGCTCGTACCACGAAGCAGTTAGTTTTCCCGATCTGCACCATTGCCATGATTCTCGGCTTGGCTTATATTATGAACTTCTCGGGCATGAGTTCCACCATGGGCCTTGCTTTCACGAAAACGGGGACTCTCTTCCCCTTCTTCTCGCCGATTCTTGGCTGGCTGGGCGTATTCCTGACCGGTTCTGATACGTCGGCGAATGCGCTCTTCGGCAGCATGCAGCGTACCGCTGCCGAGCAAATTGGCGTAGATCCTTATTTGACAGTAGCGGCTAACTCTTCCGGCGGCGTTTGCGGCAAAATGATTTCCCCGCAAAGTATTTCCGTTGCCACCGCTGCCACCGGCATGGTTGGTCACGAAGGAGACATCTTCCGATTTACAGTAGGACATAGTATTGCGATGTTGATCTTT
Proteins encoded:
- a CDS encoding lactate permease LctP family transporter; its protein translation is MTWVQGYDPMGNIILSAIVAGIPLYILLFLLGVKKTPGHFAAAAAVVSALVVAVAAWGMPAGLAINSVFCGAAFGLFPIVWIVVTAIWVYNMTVESGEFEIIKNSLASITEDRRLQALFVAFAFGSFIEGTAGFGTPVAITAAMLVGLGFNPVYAAGICLIANTAPVAFGGIGIPVIVAAQVSGLDIMHISQIIGRQLPFLSIIVPLWVAVTMSGWKRSMEVLPALLVGGGCFAVTQWYTANYVSPYLPDITSAVVTIVGLGVFLRFWKPSNIWRFPDEKDTGAGKEELRYSSGEVVRAWMPYILLAIMVFLWGWGPVKSVLGSTNINIPWPGLHNAISKAVPIVAKTTPYGAVYTFGWLSAGGSAILLSGILSLFVIPNYGVGKAIACFGRTIRMLMFPIVTIAMILGLAYLMNYSGMSATMGLAFTKTGSLFPLFAPILGWLGVFLTGSDTSSNALFSSLQRTTAEQIGADPYLMVAANSSGGVCGKMLSPQSISVATAATGLVGQEGTIFRFTLPHSIAMIIIVALMTYSQAYFLHWMLPPLP
- a CDS encoding lactate permease LctP family transporter; the protein is MTWVQTYNPLGNIVVSALVAAIPLFIILFMLGVRRAKGHVAAAFGLTSAVLVAIFAWGMPAGFAINSVLYGAAFGIFPIVWIVVTAIWVYNMTVESGEFEIIKNSLASITDDRRLQALFIAFAFGSFIEGTAGFGTPVAITAAMLTGLGFNPIYAAGICLIANTAPVAFGAIGIPVVVAAQVANLDLMHVSQVVGRQLPFLSILVPLWLCVTMAGWKRAMEVLPALVVAGVCFAGTQFFTSNYVNAYLPDITSAVVTIVGLLIFLKIWKPATIWKFPDEKQTGEGKVELQYSVGEVLRAWAPYLILALLVFLWADDKFIGLKKVLVNIDKQMPWFALQWPGLHNMVIKAAPVVAKNTPYGAIYTVNLLSAAGTAIFFSGLLSLLIIPNYGLGRAMACLARTTKQLVFPICTIAMILGLAYIMNFSGMSSTMGLAFTKTGTLFPFFSPILGWLGVFLTGSDTSANALFGSMQRTAAEQIGVDPYLTVAANSSGGVCGKMISPQSISVATAATGMVGHEGDIFRFTVGHSIAMLIFMAVLTYLQAYSLHWMLP